One Labrus mixtus chromosome 22, fLabMix1.1, whole genome shotgun sequence genomic window carries:
- the dyrk2 gene encoding dual specificity tyrosine-phosphorylation-regulated kinase 2, whose amino-acid sequence MLTKKPGTSVLPTGKAGEPVYSPGHGGSQTTSPVALPRLRNNNHNPLTGGSKAAMSDAVQLSSQSQVHVTQLYEENSNKRPVLTSQPNGLAPPLSATRPGLPLPDRQPSETPHHCRQGSAASNKSTDSKPKPSTLSPEQAMKQFMSKMSSFEHHEVFSYPEVFFVGPNAKKRSGVMGGANNGGYDDDQGSYIHVPHDHVSYRYEVLKVIGKGSFGQVVKAFDHKSQTHVALKMVRNEKRFHRQAAEEIRILEHLRKQDKDSSMNVIHMLENFTFRNHICMTFELLSMNLYELIKKNKFQGFSLPLVRKFAHSILQCLDSLHKNRIIHCDLKPENILLKQQGRSGIKVIDFGSSCYEHQRVYTYIQSRFYRAPEVILGSRYGMPIDMWSLGCILAELLTGYPLLPGEDEADQLACVIELLGMPSQKLLDASKRAKNFVSSKGFPRYCTVTTLPDGTTVLNGGRSRRGKVRGPPGSKDWSAALKGCDDPLFLDFLKQCLEWDPALRMTPSQALRHSWLRRRLPKPPTGTTTGDKTTSSSSKRGTTEGTITSISKLATTSSTTTSSSSKTRTNLAAITDANGNIQPRTVLPKLVS is encoded by the exons GCAAAGCGGGCGAGCCGGTCTACTCTCCTGGTCACGGTGGCTCTCAGACGACGTCGCCTGTCGCTCTGCCGCGGCtccgcaacaacaaccacaacccTCTgacg GGAGGCTCTAAAGCCGCCATGTCGGACGCCGTTCAGCTGTCGTCTCAGTCCCAGGTCCACGTCACGCAGCTCTACGAGGAGAACAGCAACAAGCGGCCGGTCCTCACCTCCCAACCCAATGGCCTGGCTCCTCCCCTCAGCGCCACGCGGCCCGGCCTGCCGCTGCCCGACCGCCAGCCCTCCGAGACCCCCCACCACTGCCGGCAGGGCAGCGCCGCCTCCAACAAGTCGACAGACAGCAAGCCAAAGCCCAGCACGCTGTCCCCCGAGCAGGCCATGAAGCAGTTCATGTCCAAGATGTCGTCGTTCGAGCACCACGAGGTCTTCAGCTACCCCGAGG tgttttttgttggtCCCAATGCCAAGAAGAGGTCAGGGGTGATGGGCGGAGCCAACAACGGCGGCTATGACGACGATCAGGGATCCTACATCCACGTTCCACACGACCACGTCTCATACCGCTACGAAGTCCTGAAGGTCATCGGAAAGGGCAGTTTTGGACAG GTAGTGAAGGCCTTTGACCACAAGTCTCAGACCCACGTGGCTCTGAAGATGGTCCGCAACGAGAAGCGCTTCCACCGGCAGGCGGCGGAGGAGATCCGCATCCTGGAGCACCTGAGGAAGCAGGACAAGGACTCGAGCATGAACGTGATCCACATGCTGGAGAACTTCACCTTCAGGAACCACATCTGCATGACCTTCGAGCTCCTCAGCATGAACCTGTACGAGCTCATCAAGAAGAACAAGTTCCAGGGCTTCAGCCTCCCGCTGGTCAGGAAGTTCGCCCACTCCATCCTGCAGTGTCTGGACTCGCTGCACAAGAACCGCATCATCCACTGCGACCTCAAACCTGAGAACATTTTACTGAAGCAGCAGGGACGCAGCGGCATCAAG gTCATAGATTTTGGTTCCAGCTGTTACGAACATCAAAGAGTTTACACCTACATCCAGTCCAGGTTCTACAGAGCGCCAGAGGTCATTCTGG GCTCCAGGTACGGGATGCCGATCGACATGTGGTCTCTGGGCTGCATCCTGGCCGAGCTGCTGACGGGTTACCCGCTGTTACCGGGGGAAGACGAGGCCGATCAGCTGGCCTGCGTCATCGAGCTTCTGGGCATGCCCAGTCAGAAGCTCCTCGACGCCTCCAAGAGAGCCAAGAACTTTGTGTCGTCTAAAGGTTTCCCGCGGTACTGCACCGTGACCACGCTGCCCGACGGCACCACCGTGTTGAACGGCGGCCGCTCACGGCGAGGGAAGGTACGCGGCCCGCCGGGTAGCAAGGACTGGAGCGCGGCGTTGAAGGGCTGCGACGACCCGCTCTTCCTGGACTTCCTCAAACAGTGTCTGGAGTGGGACCCGGCGCTCAGGATGACGCCCAGCCAGGCGCTGCGTCACTCGTGGCTGAGGAGACGACTTCCCAAACCGCCAACAGGAACGACCACGGGGGACAAGacgacctcctcctcctccaaacgGGGAACCACCGAGGGCACCATCACCTCCATCTCCAAGCTcgccaccacctcctccaccaccacgtcctcctcctccaaaacCAGGACTAACTTGGCAGCGATCACCGACGCCAACGGGAACATCCAGCCGCGGACGGTTCTGCCCAAGCTGGTCAGCTGA